GGATGCGGGGGATGCGGGGGAGCACCTCGGTGATGCCCATGACGGACACCTCGCGGGCGTCGTGGATGAGCTCCACCCCCCGGGCGGCCAGCCGGGCGCCTCCCATGCCGAAGAAGGTGAGGTCGGGGCGCAGGGCCTGGAGGGCGGCGACGAGCTCCGAGGCATGGGTATCACCGGAGGCCTCGCCGGCCACGACGAGGATGCGGGGGGAGGATGGCTGCGTCATGGGGGGCAAGACCCTCATCGTAGCTGATGCGCGGAGGGAGGGAGGTTGTAGACTGCGGCCCCCTTGAAGACGCTTCTGCTCGCTGAGAGCCACCCCCCGACCCTGGAGCACCTGACGGGCCTGCTCTCGCAGGCCGGGTACACCGTTCGGGCGGTGAATGACGCCGTGATGGCGTTGGAGCACTTCTCGGCGGACAACCCGGACGTGGTGGTGCTGGGCGTGGACCTGCCGCGCGTGGAGGGGCAGCACGTCGTGCACCTCATCCGGGGGCACAGCCAGGGCGGGCGTGTCCCCATCGTGGCCATCGACAAGGGGCACCTGGGCCGCGCGAAGGGTGTGGGCTCGGTGCTGGACCTGAAGGTCAACGCGTACATCCCGGATCCGCTCAAGCCCGGGGAGCTGGTGCCCCGCCTGGAGGCGCTGGTGAAGGCCGCCCAGGCCATCCCGCTCACGGGCCTGGCCGCCACGATGTCGCGGCCCGCGGTGGCGGCGGGGGACCTGAAGGCGTTCCCGCTGCCGGCGCTCCTGCACTCGCTCTACCGGCTGCGCCGTGACGGCGTGCTGGTGGTGGCCCTCAAGGGGCTGTCGCGGCGGGTGTTCTTCCTGCGCGGCGGGCCGGTGAACTTCGACTCCTCCGCGAAGGAGGACGCGCTGCCCCGCTTCCTGCGCGAGCGCAAGGTGCTGACGGAGGCGCAGGAGCAGCCGGTGGTGGAGTCGCTCGCCTCGGGCCTGCGCATCGGCGCGGCGTTGGCGGACGTGGGCGTGGAGGCGGTGGGCGAGGACCTGCTGGCGCTCCTGCGAGACTTCACGAGGGACAGGCTCGGACGCGTGCTGTCCATGCGCGAGGGCCGCTACGCGTTCTACGCGGGCGACGAGTTCTCCTCCGAAGTGGCCGCCGTGGATCAGCCCGCCCTGGCCCCGCTCCTGGAGGCCGCGCGCAAGCGGATGCCGCTGCGGGGGGTGGCGAACGCGCTCAAGGCGCACCTGAACGAGTACCCGGTGCGCTCGGCGGACTTCGGCCGGGACCTCCAGTCGATGGCGCTGGACACGGAGGACATCAAGCTGGCCATGCAGGTGAATGGCCGCATCGTGCTCAAGGACCTGCTGGCGCACGGGCGCGCGGAGCTGCGCGCGGCGTACACGCTGCTGTGGTTCCTCAAGCTGACGGGCGGGGTGACGTTCTCCGCGACGCCGGTGGCCACGGGGACGGACGTGCTGAGCGCCGCGGCGGTGCCGGACGTCATCGCGCCGCGCAAGCGCAAAAGCCTGCCCGTGGAGACGGCGGCGGCGCTGCGCGAGGAAGCGGTGCGCATCATCACGCGCAGCTACTTCGGCGGGCTGGGCCTGGACCTCGCGGCGGATAAAGAAGCGGTGGAGCGCGCGTACCACGAGACGGCGATGCGCTTTCACCCGGACACCTACGCGGAGTTCGACCTCTCCGACCTGCGCGACCTCTTGGAGCAGGTGCAGGAGAAGCTGTCCGCGGCGTACCGCGTGCTGAGCGTGGACGAGAAGCGCCGCGCCTATCTCCAGTACTTCTTCAGCCGCCAGGAGGTCGTGGGCCGCGCGACCGCCATCAACGTGGACGCGGAGCTGGCGCTGCGCCGGGGCGAGTCCGC
The sequence above is drawn from the Corallococcus sp. NCRR genome and encodes:
- a CDS encoding DUF4388 domain-containing protein is translated as MKTLLLAESHPPTLEHLTGLLSQAGYTVRAVNDAVMALEHFSADNPDVVVLGVDLPRVEGQHVVHLIRGHSQGGRVPIVAIDKGHLGRAKGVGSVLDLKVNAYIPDPLKPGELVPRLEALVKAAQAIPLTGLAATMSRPAVAAGDLKAFPLPALLHSLYRLRRDGVLVVALKGLSRRVFFLRGGPVNFDSSAKEDALPRFLRERKVLTEAQEQPVVESLASGLRIGAALADVGVEAVGEDLLALLRDFTRDRLGRVLSMREGRYAFYAGDEFSSEVAAVDQPALAPLLEAARKRMPLRGVANALKAHLNEYPVRSADFGRDLQSMALDTEDIKLAMQVNGRIVLKDLLAHGRAELRAAYTLLWFLKLTGGVTFSATPVATGTDVLSAAAVPDVIAPRKRKSLPVETAAALREEAVRIITRSYFGGLGLDLAADKEAVERAYHETAMRFHPDTYAEFDLSDLRDLLEQVQEKLSAAYRVLSVDEKRRAYLQYFFSRQEVVGRATAINVDAELALRRGESAMKRGDYKAAIQGFEEAVSLNGSEPEYYSYLAWAKYRGSPGPLMQRALAARKVLKQALTLDPYLERAQIIAAIIEIDLDDAPLARKKLMKVLELNPYSVLARAALQKVVK